The Punica granatum isolate Tunisia-2019 chromosome 4, ASM765513v2, whole genome shotgun sequence genome has a window encoding:
- the LOC116202914 gene encoding uncharacterized protein LOC116202914 translates to MKKIEADHSNYSGERRSRLWRKKLEVGHSNYSSIVEEGKSSSSGLGNSGSLGTSGSLGTSGSLGTSGSSGFCRVGISGTLGGDGISGIGREGISGLGRVGIEGNSGLGNSRILGSSVSRRRWEASTPFPLIKH, encoded by the exons ATGAAGAAGATCGAGGCTGACCACTCCAATTACAGTGGAGAACGACGTTCGAGGCTTTGGAGGAAGAAGTTGGAGGTTGGACACTCGAATTATAGCTCAATCGTTGAGGAAGGAAAAAGTTCCAG TTCTGGCTTGGGCAACTCCGGTAGCTTGGGTACGTCAGGCAGCTTGGGCACTTCTGGCAGCTTGGGCACCTCAGGGAGCTCAGGCTTCTGTAGGGTTGGTATCTCAGGTACTTTGGGTGGGGATGGGATCTCGGGCATTGGCAGGGAAGGGATTTCAGGTTTGGGCAGGGTTGGAATAGAGGGAAACTCAGGCTTGGGCAATTCAAGGATCTTGGGAAGCTCAGTGTCTAGAAGGCGATGGGAAGCGAGCACCCCATTTCCGCTTATCAAGCACTAG